Proteins from one Panthera leo isolate Ple1 chromosome D1, P.leo_Ple1_pat1.1, whole genome shotgun sequence genomic window:
- the LOC122199298 gene encoding AH receptor-interacting protein isoform X3, protein MADLIARLREDGIQKRVIQEGRGELPDFQDGTKATFHYRTLHSDKEGTVLDDSRVRGKPMELIIGKKFKLPVWETIVCTMREGEIAQFCCDVKHVVLYPLVAKSLRNIAAGKDPLEGQRHCCGIAQMHEHSSLGHADLDALQQNPQPLIFDIEMLKVENPGTYQQDPWAMTDEEKAKAVPVIHQEGNRLYREGHVREAAAKYYDAIACLKNLQMKEQPGSPDWIQLDQQITPLLLNYCQCKLVAQEYYEVLDHCSSILNKQRQGLLQAGQGARGRVECPGGPG, encoded by the exons ATGGCGGATCTCATCGCAAGACTCCGGGAGGACGGGATCCAGAAGCGTGTGATACAGGAAGGCCGAGGAGAACTCCCTGACTTTCAGGATGGAACCAAG GCCACATTCCACTACCGGACTCTGCACAGCGACAAGGAGGGCACTGTGCTGGATGACAGCCGGGTGCGTGGCAAGCCCATGGAGCTCATCATTGGCAAGAAGTTCAAGCTGCCTGTGTGGGAGACCATCGTGTGCACCATGCGTGAAGGGGAGATCGCCCAGTTCTGCTGCGATGTCAAG CACGTGGTCCTGTATCCGCTGGTGGCCAAGAGTTTACGCAACATCGCGGCTGGCAAGGACCCCCTGGAGGGCCAGCGGCACTGCTGCGGGATCGCCCAGATGCACGAACACAGCTCCCTGGGCCATGCCGATCTGGACGCCCTGCAGCAGAACCCCCAGCCTCTCATCTTCGACATTGAGATGCTTAAG GTGGAGAACCCCGGCACGTACCAGCAGGACCCCTGGGCGATGACGGACGAGGAGAAGGCGAAGGCGGTGCCGGTCATCCACCAGGAGGGCAACCGGCTGTACCGTGAGGGCCACGTGAGGGAGGCGGCCGCCAAGTACTACGACGCCATCGCCTGCCTCAAGAACCTGCAGATGAAG gagcaGCCTGGGTCCCCTGACTGGATCCAGCTGGATCAGCAGATCACGCCGCTGTTGCTCAACTACTGTCAGTGCAAGCTGGTGGCCCAGGAGTACTACGAGGTGCTGGACCACTGCTCCTCCATCCTCAACAA ACAACGTCAAGGCCTACTTCAAGCGGGGCAAGGCGCACGCGGCCGTGTGGAATGCCCAGGAGGCCCAGGCTGA
- the LOC122199298 gene encoding AH receptor-interacting protein isoform X2 produces MELIIGKKFKLPVWETIVCTMREGEIAQFCCDVKHVVLYPLVAKSLRNIAAGKDPLEGQRHCCGIAQMHEHSSLGHADLDALQQNPQPLIFDIEMLKVENPGTYQQDPWAMTDEEKAKAVPVIHQEGNRLYREGHVREAAAKYYDAIACLKNLQMKEQPGSPDWIQLDQQITPLLLNYCQCKLVAQEYYEVLDHCSSILNKYDDNVKAYFKRGKAHAAVWNAQEAQADFAKVLELDPALAPIVSRELRALEARIRQKDEEDKARFRGIFSH; encoded by the exons ATGGAGCTCATCATTGGCAAGAAGTTCAAGCTGCCTGTGTGGGAGACCATCGTGTGCACCATGCGTGAAGGGGAGATCGCCCAGTTCTGCTGCGATGTCAAG CACGTGGTCCTGTATCCGCTGGTGGCCAAGAGTTTACGCAACATCGCGGCTGGCAAGGACCCCCTGGAGGGCCAGCGGCACTGCTGCGGGATCGCCCAGATGCACGAACACAGCTCCCTGGGCCATGCCGATCTGGACGCCCTGCAGCAGAACCCCCAGCCTCTCATCTTCGACATTGAGATGCTTAAG GTGGAGAACCCCGGCACGTACCAGCAGGACCCCTGGGCGATGACGGACGAGGAGAAGGCGAAGGCGGTGCCGGTCATCCACCAGGAGGGCAACCGGCTGTACCGTGAGGGCCACGTGAGGGAGGCGGCCGCCAAGTACTACGACGCCATCGCCTGCCTCAAGAACCTGCAGATGAAG gagcaGCCTGGGTCCCCTGACTGGATCCAGCTGGATCAGCAGATCACGCCGCTGTTGCTCAACTACTGTCAGTGCAAGCTGGTGGCCCAGGAGTACTACGAGGTGCTGGACCACTGCTCCTCCATCCTCAACAAGTATGACG ACAACGTCAAGGCCTACTTCAAGCGGGGCAAGGCGCACGCGGCCGTGTGGAATGCCCAGGAGGCCCAGGCTGACTTTGCCAAGGTGCTGGAGCTGGACCCCGCCCTGGCGCCCATCGTGAGCCGTGAGCTTCGGGCCCTGGAGGCGCGCATCCGGCAGAAGGACGAAGAGGACAAGGCTCGCTTCCGGGGCATCTTCTCCCACTGA
- the LOC122199298 gene encoding AH receptor-interacting protein isoform X1: MADLIARLREDGIQKRVIQEGRGELPDFQDGTKATFHYRTLHSDKEGTVLDDSRVRGKPMELIIGKKFKLPVWETIVCTMREGEIAQFCCDVKHVVLYPLVAKSLRNIAAGKDPLEGQRHCCGIAQMHEHSSLGHADLDALQQNPQPLIFDIEMLKVENPGTYQQDPWAMTDEEKAKAVPVIHQEGNRLYREGHVREAAAKYYDAIACLKNLQMKEQPGSPDWIQLDQQITPLLLNYCQCKLVAQEYYEVLDHCSSILNKYDDNVKAYFKRGKAHAAVWNAQEAQADFAKVLELDPALAPIVSRELRALEARIRQKDEEDKARFRGIFSH, from the exons ATGGCGGATCTCATCGCAAGACTCCGGGAGGACGGGATCCAGAAGCGTGTGATACAGGAAGGCCGAGGAGAACTCCCTGACTTTCAGGATGGAACCAAG GCCACATTCCACTACCGGACTCTGCACAGCGACAAGGAGGGCACTGTGCTGGATGACAGCCGGGTGCGTGGCAAGCCCATGGAGCTCATCATTGGCAAGAAGTTCAAGCTGCCTGTGTGGGAGACCATCGTGTGCACCATGCGTGAAGGGGAGATCGCCCAGTTCTGCTGCGATGTCAAG CACGTGGTCCTGTATCCGCTGGTGGCCAAGAGTTTACGCAACATCGCGGCTGGCAAGGACCCCCTGGAGGGCCAGCGGCACTGCTGCGGGATCGCCCAGATGCACGAACACAGCTCCCTGGGCCATGCCGATCTGGACGCCCTGCAGCAGAACCCCCAGCCTCTCATCTTCGACATTGAGATGCTTAAG GTGGAGAACCCCGGCACGTACCAGCAGGACCCCTGGGCGATGACGGACGAGGAGAAGGCGAAGGCGGTGCCGGTCATCCACCAGGAGGGCAACCGGCTGTACCGTGAGGGCCACGTGAGGGAGGCGGCCGCCAAGTACTACGACGCCATCGCCTGCCTCAAGAACCTGCAGATGAAG gagcaGCCTGGGTCCCCTGACTGGATCCAGCTGGATCAGCAGATCACGCCGCTGTTGCTCAACTACTGTCAGTGCAAGCTGGTGGCCCAGGAGTACTACGAGGTGCTGGACCACTGCTCCTCCATCCTCAACAAGTATGACG ACAACGTCAAGGCCTACTTCAAGCGGGGCAAGGCGCACGCGGCCGTGTGGAATGCCCAGGAGGCCCAGGCTGACTTTGCCAAGGTGCTGGAGCTGGACCCCGCCCTGGCGCCCATCGTGAGCCGTGAGCTTCGGGCCCTGGAGGCGCGCATCCGGCAGAAGGACGAAGAGGACAAGGCTCGCTTCCGGGGCATCTTCTCCCACTGA
- the PITPNM1 gene encoding membrane-associated phosphatidylinositol transfer protein 1 translates to MLIKEYHILLPMSLDEYQVAQLYMIQKKSREESSGEGSGVEILANRPYTDGPGGSGQYTHKVYHVGSHIPGWFRALLPKAALQVEEESWNAYPYTRTRYTCPFVEKFSIEIETYYLPDGGQQPNVFNLSGAERRQRILDTIDIVRDAVAPGEYKAEEDPRLYRSAKTGRGPLADDWARTAAQTGPLMCAYKLCKVEFRYWGMQAKIEQFIHDVGLRRVMLRAHRQAWCWQDEWTELSMADIRALEEETARMLAQRMAKCNTGGEGPEAQAPGKPSAEARAAASHAGTPDGPEAPSGPDASPDASFGKQWSSSSRSSYSSQHGGGVSPQSLSEWRMQNIARDSENSSEEEFFDAHEGFSDSDEVFPKEMTKWNSSDFIDAFASPVEAEGPPDPGTEATKDIGDGARAPRDSEGPDGAGELGAEACAVHALFLILHSGNILDSGPGDANSKQADVQTLSLAFEAVTRVHFPEALGHVALRLVPCPPICAAAYALVSNLSPYSHDGDSLSRSQDHIPLAALPLLATSSSRYQGAVATVIARTNQAYAAFLRSSEGAGFCGQVVLIGDGVGGILGFDALCHSASAGTGSRGSSRRGSMNNELLSPEVGPVRDPLADGVDGLGRASPEPSALPAQRTPSDMASPEPEGAQNSLQAAPSATSSGEPRRASTASCPPAATSEAPDGPTSAARLDFKVSGFFLFGSPLGLVLALRKTVMPALEVAQMRPACEQIYNLFHAADPCASRLEPLLAPKFQAIAPLAVPRYQKFPLGDGSSLLLADTLQTHSGLFLEELEMLVPSTPTSASGAFWKGSELGTDPPAQPAAPSTTSEVVKILERWWGTKRIDYSLYCPEALTAFPTVTLPHLFHASYWESADVVAFILRQVIEKEQPQLTECEEPSIYSPAFPREKWQRKRTQVKIRNVTSNHRASDTVVCEGRPQVLNGRFMYGPLDVVTLTGEKVDVYVMTQPLSGKWIHFGTEVTNSSGRLTFSVPLERALGIGVYPVRMVVRGDHTYAECCLTVVARGTEAVVFSIDGSFTASVSIMGSDPKVRAGAVDVVRHWQDAGYLIVYVTGRPDMQKHRVVAWLSQHNFPHGVVSFCDGLTHDPLRQKAMFLQSLVQEVELNIVAGYGSPKDVAVYAALGLPPSQTYIVGRAVRKLQAQCQFLSDGYVAHLGQLEAGSHPHAPTGPSRAALAKSSYAGAAPVDFLRKQSQLLRSRGPSQVERESPGTPPTTLARGKPRSISLKLDSEE, encoded by the exons ATGCTCATCAAGGAGTACCACATTCTGCTTCCCATGAGCCTGGATGAGTACCAGGTGGCCCAGCTCTACATGAtccag AAAAAGAGTCGGGAGGAGTCGAGCGGTGAGGGCAGTGGTGTGGAGATCCTGGCCAACCGGCCCTACACGGACGGGCCCGGCGGCAGCGGGCAATACACACACAAGGTGTACCACGTGGGCTCCCACATCCCAGGCTGGTTCCGGGCGCTGCTGCCCAAGGCCGCCCTGCAGGTGGAAGAGGAATCCTGGAACGCGTATCCCTACACCCGAACTCG gTACACCTGCCCCTTTGTGGAGAAATTCTCCATTGAAATAGAGACTTACTACCTGCCTGACGGGGGGCAGCAGCCAAATGTCTTCAACCTgagtggagcagagaggagacagcGCATCCTGG ATACCATCGACATCGTGCGGGACGCCGTGGCCCCAGGAGAATACAAAGCAGAAGAGGACCCCCGGCTGTACCGCTCGGCCAAGACTGGCCGGGGACCGTTGGCCGATGACTGGGCTCGCACAGCGGCCCAGACCGGGCCCCTCATGTGTGCCTATAAGCTGTGCAAGGTCGAGTTCCGCTACTGGGGCATGCAGGCCAAGATCGAGCAGTTCATCCACGATGTCG GTCTGCGTCGAGTGATGCTACGGGCCCACCGCCAGGCCTGGTGCTGGCAGGATGAATGGACAGAGCTGAGCATGGCTGACATCCGGGCGTTGGAGGAAGAGACTGCCCGCATGTTGGCACAGCGCATGGCCAAGTGCAACACGGGCGGTGAGGGGCCCGAAGCCCAGGCCCCTGGGAAGCCTAGTGCTGAGGCCCGGGCTGCGGCCAGCCACGCTGGCACCCCCGACGGGCCCGAGGCGCCCTCCGGCCCCGATGCCTCGCCCGATGCCAGTTTTGGCAAGCAGTGGTCCTCATCTTCCCGCTCGTCCTACTCATCCCAGCATGGAG GCGGCGTGTCTCCCCAGAGCCTGTCCGAATGGCGCATGCAGAACATCGCCCGAGACTCTGAGAACAGCTCCGAGGAGGAGTTCTTCGATGCCCACG AAGGCTTCTCGGACAGTGACGAGGTCTTCCCCAAGGAGATGACCAAGTGGAACTCTAGTGACTTCATTGATGCCTTTGCCTCCCCCGTGGAGGCTGAGGGGCCCCCAG ACCCTGGAACCGAGGCCACCAAAGACATCGGGGATGGGGCCCGAGCGCCCAGGGACTCAGAG GGCCCAGACGGAGCCGGGGAGCTGGGCGCCGAGGCGTGCGCCGTGCACGCCCTCTTCCTCATCCTGCACAGCGGCAACATCCTGGACTCAGGCCCCGGAGACGCCAACTCCAAGCAGGCGGACGTGCAGACCCTGAGCCTGGCCTTTGAGGCCGTCACACGAGTCCACTTCCCCGAGGCCCTGGGCCACGTGGCGCTGCGTCTGGTGCCCTGCCCGCCCATCTGCGCGGCCGCCTATGCCCTCGTCTCCAA cctgaGCCCCTACAGCCACGACGGTGACAGCCTGTCCCGCTCCCAGGACCACATTCCACTGGCTGCCCTGCCACTGCTGGCCACCTCATCCTCGCGATACCAGGGCGCTGTGGCCACCGTCATCGCCCGCACCAACCAGGCCTATGCCGCCTTCCTGCGCTCGTCGGAGGGTGCCGGCTTCTGCGGGCAG GTGGTGCTGATCGGAGACGGCGTGGGCGGAATCCTGGGCTTTGACGCACTTTGCCACAGTGCCAGCGCGGGCACCGGGAGCCGGGGCAGCAGCCGCCGAGGGAGCATG AACAATGAGCTGCTCTCCCCGGAGGTCGGCCCAGTGCGGGACCCCCTGGCAGATGGGGTGGACGGGCTGGGACGGGCCAGCCCAGAaccctcagccctgcctgcccAGCGTACCCCCAGCGACATGGCCAGTCCTGAGCCCGAGGGTGCTCAGAACAG cctgCAGGCGGCCCCCTCCGCCACCTCCTCCGGGGAGCCCAGGCGGGCAAGCACAGCCTCCTGCCCCCCTGCTGCCACTTCTGAGGCTCCTGATGGCCCCACCAGCGCCGCCCGCCTTGACTTCAAGGTCTCCGGCTTCTTCCTCTTTGGCTCCCCGCTGGGCCTGGTGCTGGCTTTGCGCAAAACCGTGATGCCCGCCTTGGAGG TGGCCCAGATGCGGCCCGCCTGTGAGCAGATCTATAACCTCTTCCACGCGGCCGACCCCTGCGCCTCCCGCCTCGAGCCCTTGCTGGCCCCCAAGTTCCAAGCTATCGCCCCACTAGCCGTGCCCCGCTACCAGAAGTTCCCCCTGGGAGACGGCTCATCCCTGCTGCTGG CTGACACTCTGCAGACCCACTCAGGCCTCTTTCTGGAAGAGCTGGAGATGTTGGTGCCCTCCACACCCACCTCTGCCAGCGGTGCCTTCTGGAAGGGCAGTGAGTTAGGCACTGATCCACCGGCCCAGCCAGCTGCCCCCAGCACCACCAGTGAAGTGGTTAAGA TCCTGGAGCGCTGGTGGGGGACGAAGCGGATTGACTACTCGCTGTACTGCCCCGAGGCGCTCACCGCCTTCCCCACCGTCACGCTGCCCCACCTCTTCCACGCCAGCTACTGGGAGTCGGCTGATGTGGTGGCCTTCATCCTGCGCCAG GTGATCGAGAAGGAGCAGCCACAGCTGACGGAGTGCGAGGAGCCGTCCATCTACAGCCCGGCCTTCCCCAGAGAGAAGTGGCAGCGCAAACGCACGCAAGTCAAGATCCGG AATGTCACTTCCAACCACCGGGCAAGCGACACGGTGGTGTGCGAGGGCCGCCCCCAGGTGCTGAACGGGCGCTTCATGTACGGGCCCTTGGACGTAGTCACGCTCACCGGAGAGAAG GTGGACGTCTACGTCATGACGCAGCCGCTGTCAGGCAAGTGGATCCACTTCGGCACTGAGGTCACCAACAGCTCCGGCCGCCTCACCTTCTCGGTGCCCCTGGAGCGCGCGCTGGGCATCGGCGTCTACCCGGTGCGCATGGTGGTCAG GGGCGACCACACGTACGCCGAGTGCTGCCTGACCGTGGTGGCCCGCGGCACGGAGGCCGTGGTCTTCAGCATCGACGGCTCCTTCACCGCCAGCGTCTCCATCATGGGCAGCGACCCCAAGGTGCGCGCCGGCGCAGTGGACGTGGTCAG GCACTGGCAGGACGCCGGCTACCTGATCGTGTACGTAACGGGCCGGCCCGATATGCAGAAGCACCGCGTGGTGGCCTGGCTGTCGCAGCACAACTTTCCTCACGGCGTCGTCTCCTTCTGCGATGGCCTCACCCACGACCCGCTGCGCCAGAAGGCGATGTTtctgcagagcctggtgcaggag GTAGAACTGAACATCGTGGCCGGCTATGGGTCCCCCAAAGACGTGGCCGTATACGCGGCCCTGGGCCTGCCCCCGAGCCAGACCTACATCGTGGGCCGTGCGGTGCGGAAGCTGCAGGCTCAGTGCCAG TTCCTGTCAGATGGCTACGTGGCCCACCTGGGCCAACTGGAGGCAGGCTCCCACCCTCACGCCCCCACGGGGCCCTCCAGAGCCGCCCTGGCCAAGAGCAGCTATGCTGGGGCCGCCCCCGTGGACTTCCTCCGCAAGCAGAGCCAGCTGCTTCGCTCCAGGGGGCCCAGTCAGGTGGAGCGGGAGAGCCCGGGGACACCGCCCACCACCCTGGCCCGAGGCAAGCCCCGAAGCATCAGCCTCAAGTTGGACAGCGAAGAGTGA